In one window of Hevea brasiliensis isolate MT/VB/25A 57/8 chromosome 10, ASM3005281v1, whole genome shotgun sequence DNA:
- the LOC110669769 gene encoding uncharacterized protein LOC110669769, with protein sequence MLNTIFFSCVFILCFSLLNSFARDTISSINSSLTDGETLISAENRFELGFFAPAGSSDTKRYVGIWYYGLNPRTVIWVANRNKPLSDVGGCFAVHDGNLTVLDKSGNLFWSTELETPSPRYRHYWEAKLLDSGNLVLRNQLAIIIWQSFQNPTDTFISGMKMDQNIALTSWTSHVDPAPGKFKFNPYEDDKNQFIIRNGHFPYWRSGVSGEFFSTDEVNSTVAYLLFNFNKNVWPHRSEGHPLPSSYNKTRIVMNFTGEIQCWSLDERNEWSLIWWEPKDRCSALKACGSFGSCNNNNKIPCKCLPGFKPQHPEDWNKGEFSGGCNRKSTSCGMNDIFLNLKMMKVANTESKSDVNETKCREECLSDCQCHAYSYIEGNNSSRRDVEPSSPTCWIWTEDLSNLQEDYHNGHDLFVRVARSDIESTARNCEACGTNLIPYPLSTGSNCGDPMYLKFYCNNSTGKLNFKVPTGTYDVTSINPITRTFVIHAKEADNCNARNSAILHLDQSLPFKVINETHNCSDEVENFSANILSKGMDEIEISWDPPPEPSCSSSADCKDWPFSTCKVTGNGMRRCLCNANFRWNGSALNFTSENTSYPKQLASRRKTPLLLIIGVTIASVIVFSCTIAFICICRRRMRKRQERENIERNAALLYGTEKRIKDLMGSKDFKEEDKKGIDVPFFNLDSILAATDNFSDANKLGRGGFGPVYKGIFPGGQEIAIKRLSSVSGQGLEEFKNEVVLIAKLQHRNLVRLLGYCIHGNEKILLYEYMPNRSLDSFLFDEKLGMLLNWEVRFNIIIGVVRGLVYLHQDSRLRIIHRDLKTSNILLDAEMNPKISDFGLARIFEGKQTEGSTNRVVGTYGYMSPEYALDGLFSVKSDAFSFGVVVLEILSGRRSTGVFKPEQALNLLSYAWRLWREDKALDFMDKTISESCNSNEFLKCLRIALLCVQEDPADRPDMSYVIVMLNSDTATFPAPKQPAFVEREGIADTASSSSKQEISTISTTAFGGDTITKDSSISDSRGETLVSFGEKFELGFFTPNGSSGRRYIGIWYYMSNPLTVVWVANRDNPLLDYDGVFSMAEDGNVKILDGRGRSYWSTNLGADSSVDRQTKLMDTGNLVVSDGDGENHLRRTLWQSFDNPTDTFLPGMKMNEDMALVSWKSYDDPASGNFTFQLDQEADQFVIWKRSIRYWRSGVSGKVGSSSEMPSSISYFLSNFTSTVAHNDSVPYITSSLYIDTRMIMSFSGQIQYLKWDTQKIWTLFWAMPRKRCSLYNACGNFGSCNSNNELVCKCLPGFQPISPEYWNSGDYSGGCTRRSPLCSGNAASDSFLNLKMMKVGNPDSQFKAKSELECKTECLNNCQCQAFSYEEAEITQQGESGSAKCWIWLEDLSDLQEEYDGGRNLNVRISVSDIDLTSRNCGTCGANIIPYPLSTGPNCGDPYYFNFYCNISTGQLNFQAPGGTYRVTKINSQMRKFVMQTNDVDSCKAINSNTKFLLLNQSSPFHVIRWCMADLGNYTSDASFTGRGEVEVSWDPPPEPTCSSPTDCKDWPNSTCQAPGDRKKKCLCNMNFRWDCLRLNCTQEGYRKQKNKPSIGKIPASLIVAVAFASVIGLVVLSSTIIFMYLQRRRLAIVQGNRGTLQRHLGLHLYNSERLVKDIIDSGRFKEDETKAMDVRYFDLESILAATNKFSNSNKLGQGGFGPVYKATFPGGEEIAVKRLSSGSGQGLQEFKNEIVLIAKLQHRNLVRLLGYCVEGDEKMLLYEYMPNKSLDSFIFDRKLRVTLDWGMRYSIILGIARGLLYLHQDSRLRIIHRDLKTSNILLDEEMNPKISDFGLARIFGGKETAANTTRVVGTYGYIAPEYALDGLFSFKSDVFSFGVVVLEIISGKRNIGFYQPEQSLSLLGYAWNLWKEEKALDFLDPTLRKTCNANEFLKCITVGLLCVQEDPCDRPTMSNVLLMLGSETASLPGPKQPAFVVRRCPSSRASSSGKPETCSNNELTVTLEDGR encoded by the exons ATGCTAAATACCATCTTCTTTTCTTGTGTGTTCATATTgtgcttttcacttctaaattcctTTGCTAGGGATACCATCTCATCAATAAACAGTTCACTTACCGATGGAGAAACCCTTATTTCCGCTGAAAACAGATTTGAACTGGGATTCTTTGCTCCTGCtggaagctctgataccaaaaggtATGTAGGGATATGGTATTACGGATTAAATCCAAGAACAGTCATATGGGTTGCCAATAGAAACAAGCCACTTTCGGACGTTGGTGGATGTTTTGCTGTGCATGACGGCAACCTCACGGTACTGGATAAATCTGGAAATCTTTTCTGGTCAACAGAGCTTGAAACACCATCACCAAGATATCGGCATTACTGGGAAGCTAAGCTTTTGGATTCTGGGAACTTGGTCTTGAGGAATCAGTTAGCGATAATCATATGGCAGAGCTTTCAGAACCCAACTGATACATTTATTTCAGGTATGAAGATGGACCAGAACATCGCGTTGACTTCATGGACTAGTCACGTTGATCCAGCACCTGGAAAATTCAAGTTTAATCCATATGAAGACGATAAGAACCAGTTCATCATTAGGAATGGACATTTCCCTTATTGGAGAAGTGGAGTATCTGGTGAATTCTTTAGTACAGATGAAGTAAATTCCACAGTAGCCTACCTTTTATTCAACTTTAACAAAAATGTTTGGCCTCACAGGTCAGAAGGCCATCCTTTACCCTCCAGTTATAATAAGACAAGGATTGTGATGAATTTTACAGGAGAGATACAATGTTGGAGCTTGGATGAGCGGAATGAATGGTCATTAATTTGGTGGGAACCAAAAGACAGATGCAGTGCTCTTAAAGCTTGTGGAAGCTTTGGCAGCTGCAATAACAACAACAAAATACCCTGTAAATGTTTGCCAGGTTTCAAGCCCCAACATCCGGAAGATTGGAACAAGGGAGAATTTTCTGGTGGATGCAATAGAAAGTCAACATCATGCGGCATGAATGACATCTTCttgaacttgaagatgatgaaagtgGCCAACACAGAATCAAAATCTGATGTTAATGAGACAAAATGCAGAGAGGAGTGTCTCAGCGATTGCCAATGCCACGCTTATTCCTATATTGAAGGTAATAATAGTTCTCGGAGAGACGTTGAACCTAGTAGCCCCACCTGCTGGATTTGGACAGAGGATCTTAGCAATCTACAGGAGGACTATCATAATGGTCATGACCTCTTTGTCCGTGTAGCGAGGTCCGATATAG AATCAACGGCTAGAAATTGTGAAGCTTGTGGCACGAACTTAATTCCTTATCCCCTAAGCACTGGATCAAATTGTGGTGATCCTATGTACTTGAAATTCTACTGCAACAACTCCACAGGAAAGCTTAACTTTAAGGTACCTACCGGAACTTATGATGTCACCAGTATCAATCCAATTACAAGAACATTTGTCATCCATGCCAAAGAAGCAGATAATTGCAATGCTAGAAATAGTGCAATTCTGCATCTTGACCAGTCATTACCATTTAAAGTGATTAATGAAACCCACAACTGTAGTGATGAGGTGGAGAATTTTAGTGCTAATATTTTGTCAAAAGGTATGGATGAAATAGAGATCAGTTGGGATCCACCCCCAGAGCCAAGCTGCAGTTCATCTGCTGACTGCAAGGATTGGCCATTTTCAACATGCAAAGTGACAGGAAATGGCATGAGAAGATGCCTTTGTAATGCAAACTTTCGATGGAATGGATCAGCGCTGAATTTTACTTCTG AAAATACGAGTTATCCAAAGCAATTAGCCTCAAGAAGAAAGACACCGTTGCTTTTAATCATTGGAGTAACAATTGCAAGTGTCATAGTTTTTTCATGCACCATTGCTTTCATATGCATATGCAGAAGAAGGATGAGAAAAAGACAAG AAAGAGAAAACATTGAAAGAAATGCAGCTCTATTGTATGGCACTGAGAAACGCATCAAAGACTTGATGGGCTCCAAAGATTTTAAGGAAGAGGACAAGAAGGGCATAGATGTACCATTTTTCAATTTAGACAGCATACTAGCTGCCACTGATAATTTCTCAGATGCGAACAAGCTTGGAAGAGGGGGCTTTGGGCCTGTGTACAAG GGTATATTTCCAGGGGGCCAGGAAATTGCTATAAAGAGACTTTCAAGTGTTTCAGGACAAGGGTTAGAGGAATTCAAAAATGAAGTTGTGCTGATTGCTAAACTTCAACATCGGAATCTTGTAAGACTTTTGGGCTATTGCATTCACGGAAATGAAAAGATTTTACTCTATGAATATATGCCTAACAGAAGTTTAGATTCTTTTTTATTCG ATGAAAAGCTTGGCATGCTTCTGAATTGGGAGGTGCGCTTCAATATCATTATCGGAGTTGTTCGAGGACTTGTTTATCTGCACCAAGATTCTAGGTTGAGGATTATTCATAGGGATTTGAAAACTAGCAACATTTTACTAGATGCAGAAATGAACCCCAAAATTTCAGACTTTGGCTTGGCAAGGATATTTGAAGGCAAACAAACAGAGGGAAGCACAAACAGAGTAGTCGGAACTTA CGGCTATATGTCCCCAGAGTACGCATTAGATGGGCTTTTCTCAGTTAAATCAGATGCTTTTAGCTTTGGCGTGGTTGTGCTTGAAATTCTGAGTGGAAGGAGGAGTACCGGAGTATTTAAGCCTGAACAAGCTTTAAACCTTCTGAGTTAT GCATGGAGATTGTGGAGAGAAGACAAGGCATTGGATTTCATGGACAAGACGATAAGTGAAAGTTGTAACAGCAATGAGTTTTTGAAGTGCCTACGCATCGCACTGTTATGCGTTCAAGAAGATCCAGCTGACCGGCCTGACATGTCATATGTTATTGTTATGCTCAACAGTGACACTGCAACCTTTCCAGCACCTAAGCAGCCAGCCTTTGTTGAAAGAGAAGGTATTGCTGATACAGCTTCTTCTTCAAGTAAACAAGAAATAAGTACCATCTCAACAACTGCATTTGGAGGAG ATACCATAACTAAGGATAGTTCTATCAGTGACAGCAGAGGAGAAACTCTTGTTTCGTTTGGTGAAAAGTTTGAGCTTGGATTCTTTACTCctaatggaagctcaggaaggaGATATATTGGGATTTGGTATTACATGTCGAATCCACTTACTGTTGTTTGGGTCGCCAATAGAGATAATCCACTTTTAGATTATGATGGAGTTTTTTCAATGGCAGAAGATGGCAACGTCAAGATACTGGATGGGAGGGGGAGATCTTACTGGTCGACAAATCTTGGGGCAGATTCATCTGTGGACAGGCAAACAAAGTTAATGGATACTGGGAACCTTGTTGTCAGCGATGGGGATGGAGAAAATCACTTGCGGAGAACTTTGTGGCAGAGTTTTGATAACCCAACTGATACATTTCTTCCTGGAATGAAAATGAATGAAGATATGGCATTGGTTTCATGGAAAAGTTATGATGATCCTGCATCTGGGAACTTTACTTTTCAGCTAGATCAAGAAGCAGACCAATTTGTCATCTGGAAGAGATCGATCCGATACTGGAGAAGTGGAGTTTCAGGTAAAGTTGGCAGCTCCAGTGAGATGCCTTCTTCAATATCATATTTCTTATCAAATTTCACCTCAACTGTAGCCCACAATGATTCTGTGCCGTACATCACATCATCATTGTACATAGACACAAGAATGATCATGAGCTTCTCAGGCCAAATTCAGTACCTGAAGTGGGACACTCAGAAGATTTGGACCTTGTTCTGGGCAATGCCAAGAAAAAGATGCAGTCTTTATAATGCTTGTGGAAATTTTGGTAGCTGCAACAGTAATAATGAACTTGTTTGCAAGTGTTTGCCTGGGTTTCAGCCAATCTCACCGGAATATTGGAATTCTGGAGACTACTCAGGGGGGTGCACCAGGAGGTCACCATTATGCAGCGGCAATGCTGCAAGTGACTCATTCTTGAACTTAAAAATGATGAAAGTAGGAAACCCAGATTCTCAATTCAAGGCTAAAAGTGAATTGGAGTGCAAAACAGAGTGCCTTAACAACTGCCAATGCCAGGCCTTTTCCTATGAAGAAGCTGAAATCACACAACAGGGAGAATCTGGCAGTGCCAAATGCTGGATTTGGTTGGAGGATCTCAGCGACCTTCAAGAGGAGTATGATGGTGGCCGAAATCTCAATGTACGTATATCAGTTTCTGATATAG atttaacttcaaggaACTGTGGGACTTGTGGTGCAAACATAATTCCCTATCCCCTTAGCACTGGGCCTAATTGTGGAGATCCCTACTACTTCAATTTCTACTGCAACATCTCCACAGGGCAACTTAACTTTCAGGCGCCAGGTGGCACTTACAGAGTCACAAAAATCAATTCACAAATGCGCAAGTTCGTCATGCAGACAAATGATGTCGATAGTTGCAAGGCCATAAATTCAAATACCAAATTTTTACTGCTCAACCAATCATCACCATTTCATGTGATTAGGTGGTGTATGGCTGATCTGGGAAATTATACTTCTGATGCATCATTTACAGGACGAGGTGAAGTAGAGGTAAGTTGGGACCCACCACCAGAGCCAACTTGCTCTTCTCCAACAGACtgcaaagattggccaaattcgaCTTGCCAGGCACCAGGAGATCGAAAGAAAAAGTGTCTATGCAATATGAACTTTCGATGGGATTGCTTGAGATTGAACTGTACTCAAG AAGGTTACAGGAAGCAAAAAAATAAACCTTCGATAGGAAAGATCCCCGCATCCCTTATTGTCGCAGTAGCTTTCGCTAGTGTCATTGGTCTAGTTGTTCTGTCAAGCActattatttttatgtatttgcAGAGAAGAAGGCTTGCAATTGTACAAG GAAACAGGGGAACTCTGCAAAGACATCTAGGCCTTCACTTGTATAACAGTGAGCGACTTGTGAAAGATATAATTGACTCAGGTAGGTTCAAAGAAGACGAGACAAAAGCCATGGATGTGCGATATTTTGACTTGGAAAGCATATTAGCTGCTACAAATAAGTTTTCAAATTCAAACAAGCTAGGACAAGGTGGGTTTGGACCTGTTTACAAG GCTACATTTCCGGGAGGAGAAGAGATTGCTGTTAAGAGGCTCTCAAGTGGTTCTGGTCAAGGCTTGCAAGAATTTAAAAATGAGATTGTACTGATTGCCAAACTTCAGCATAGGAATCTTGTCAGGCTTTTAGGCTATTGTGTTGAAGGAGATGAAAAGATGCTACTCTATGAATACATGCCCAACAAAAGCTTGGACTCTTTCATATTTG ATCGAAAGCTGCGTGTGACTTTGGACTGGGGGATGCGTTATAGCATAATTTTGGGAATTGCTCGTGGGCTTCTATATCTTCACCAGGATTCCAGGCTGAGGATCATCCATAGAGACTTGAAAACAAGTAACATTTTGCTAGATGAGGAGATGAACCCCAAAATTTCTGACTTCGGCTTGGCAAGGATTTTCGGAGGCAAAGAAACAGCTGCAAATACCACCAGAGTAGTTGGAACCTA TGGATATATAGCTCCTGAGTATGCACTGGATGGTCTATTTTCTTTCAAGTCAGATGTGTTCAGCTTTGGAGTAGTGGTGCTTGAGATTATAAGTGGAAAAAGGAACATAGGTTTTTATCAACCTGAACAATCTCTGAGTCTTCTAGGTTAT GCCTGGAATctgtggaaagaagaaaaggcgtTGGACTTTTTAGACCCAACCCTGAGGAAAACCTGCAATGCAAATGAATTTTTGAAGTGCATAACTGTTGGACTTTTATGTGTACAAGAGGACCCCTGTGACCGTCCCACTATGTCAAATGTACTACTCATGCTTGGCAGTGAAACTGCTTCTCTTCCAGGCCCTAAACAACCAGCCTTCGTTGTTAGGAGATGCCCTTCCAGCAGAGCTTCTTCATCTGGCAAACCAGAAACTTGCTCCAACAACGAGTTAACGGTCACGCTAGAAGACGGCAGATAG